In Aeromicrobium wangtongii, the DNA window CCTGCGGGCCCATCATGCAGACCGGGAGCGCTTCGGTCTGGCCGTAGCCCTGGTAGAGCGTGGGTCCGAAGATCTCGCGTGCGAGGAGAGCCGTCTTGTCCGTGACCGGCGCCCCTCCGAGCTGGATCACCTTGAGGGCAGCCCAGTCGTGCTCCCGGGCAGCCGGGAGCCGTGTCAGCGCGTTCAACATGGCCGGGACGCAGAACATGTACGAGACGCGCTCAGTTGCCATCACGTCAATGACCGCATCCGGGTCGAACTGGTCGAGAAGGATGTTCACACCGCCCGACAACCACGTCGGCGTGTAGAGGTAGCCGGACCCGTGCGAGATCGGTCCCATGTGCAGGCACGGGTCCCCGGCCTGCATCGGCGGGAAGTTGTAGAACCAGTCGCGGCCTGCGGCGAGCCAGGAACGGTGGGTGTATGCGACGCCCTTCGGCCGCCCGGTAGTGCCTCCGGAATGCCTAATGATGTACGTGTCGTCAGGATCGATGGGGACATCCGGGTCGATGCGGGACTGAGACTTCAGCCACTGCTCGTACGTGTGGTCGCGGACCAACACGTGCTCGAGCTCGGGGAGTTCGTCGCGGATCGCTTCGATGTCGTCGCGGTAGTGCTCCTCGACCACCACGGCCCGACAGCCGGTGTGCTCGAGCATGTACTTGTGGCTCTCGACGGAGTTGCGGGCATAGAGGGGAACGCGGACGAGGCCCGCTGCGCCTGCGCCTGCGAACATGTCCTGCGCACCGATCGAGTTGTCCTCCAGCACACCGACCCGGTCGCCGGGCTGGAGTCCGAGAGCAAGGAGACCGTTGGCCATCCGCAGACCGCGCTCCCAAGCCTCGGCATAGGTCAACCGGACATCGCCGTGCACGATCGCGGGTCGTCGCGAGTTGAACACGGCCGATTGGCGCATCAGTCCTCGAACATCCATCTCAGGCACTCCTCAGTTTGGCGGACAATTGGGACAGGCCTCGCGAAACCATCGTGCGACTTGCCATGCGGGCATCACAACGACATCCCGCCGTCGACGGTCAATATCTGTCCTGTGACGAAGCCGGCGTCCGGCCCGACCAGGAAAGAGACGGCGCCTGCGATGTCCGAGGCGGCGGCAAGGCGTCGCAGCGGAATGCCCCGCAGTGCCGACTTCTGGATGGTCTCGACATCGACGTTGGCGGCGGCCGCGGCCCGGGCGAGGGTTCCATCGATCATGTCGGTGGGGGTCATTCCGGGGGCGACGCAGTTGACGCGGATCTGGTGGCGCGCCAGCTCGAGCGCCTGCTGTTCGGTCAAGCGCTCCACGGCACCCTTCGAGGCGCAGTAGGCTGCGTAGCGCCCGAGGACCCGATGGCCCGCAGTCGACGAGAGGTGGACGATGGACCGCCGCGGGGCGCTGCTCGCGGCCATCGTGGGGACGAGGACCGATGTGAGCCGATGCAGGCTGGTCAGATTGGTCATCACCGTTCGGTCCCACAGGTCGTCCGGGGTCTCGTGGGCCATGTAGGTGTTCGCCTCGCCCGCGCTGCCGTGGTTGTTGACCAGTACCGCCAGCGGTCCCAGTTCGCCGGCCACAGCATTGAGTTGTTCGGCAGTCGCCCGCTCCGTGAGGTCACCGCGGCTTGCCAAGGCGCGGCCACCCTGGGCCTCGATCTCGTCCACCACGGAGGCCGCTCCACGCCAGCCGTTGGCCTGCTCGGCTGGGAGCAGACTTGATCGTTCCCCGGATCGTTCGTGGACGACGACGGCGAACCCGTCACATGCCAGTCGTAGCGCTATGGCTCGCCCGATACCACGCTCTCGCCCGGCGCCCGTGACGACTGCGACACCCACTTCGATATTCATGTCCATGACCGTTCCAAACAGTTGTATGTTTACGGGCGGGAGAGGGATGTTTGAGCGCGACCAGGAGCCGACAGAATGGGCACTTTAGCAAAACTGTAACCAAACGGACAGTGTGTTAATGTCCCGATTTAAGCTTCATTGATACGCAGGCCGCATCTGTCGAGGTTGCTCCATCGTGTGTCCGGTGTCGACTCGAGCCGAAGCGACATCGACTACCGGAAGGCGCTGACAATGACCAATGACTCCGACCGCTGGGTCGTCGAAAGGGATGGCGCCATCTGCATGTTGCGGTTCAACGGTGGTCCGCGACGTACCGTCACGATTGGTGACGCCGCAGATCTGGCAGCGCTTCTTGCGGCGCGGGCGGACCGTGAAGCGCCGCCCGTCCTCATCCTCGTGCTCGATGTCTTGCACGCAGACCTCACCGAGGTCCGTGAGATGGCGAACGGCCGACCAATCAATGATTGGGCTCCGTGGGTCGAGGCGATCAGCGCCATCGAGAACTACCCGAGTGCCGTGATCGTTGCCGTGCCGGTGCAGGCGAGCTGTGGAGGCCTTGAGATGAGCGTGGCAGCTGACATACGCATCGCTGCTCCCGACGCCTTGCTCGGCGTGATGGAGACTCGAATGGGGATCCTCCCTGGAGCCGGTGGAACGCAGCGACTGCCCGAGCTGGTCGGCCGCGGCGACGCCGCACTGCTGGTGCTCAGTGGCGACCTCATCTCCGGGACCGAGGCGCACCGGATGGGCTTGGTGCAGCTCCTCGCCGATGACCCAGTGGATCGTGCCCTTCAGCTCGCCGCGCGGCTCGCCCAGATCGGACCGTCCGTGCTGCGGGCCGCCAAGCGCGCCCTGGCGGGCGGGCGGGCCAGGACCGCCGATGGATTCCGCAACGAAGGCCGGGCATTCCTGTCGCTCGTGGGCTCTGATTCCACGAAGGCGCGCCTCGACGGCTGGCTGAGCGACCAGGAGAACTCCGCGTCCCCGGCGCTGGATCGTGGTCCGCTGCCCTGAGGTGCGCCGGCCCCCGTACTGCCGCGAACAAAACCGGGGCGCTGCTTGGGCGTGGCGTCGTGCTCCCCGCGAGCTGCTCATGGCCCACGCCCCGTCGTTCGCCAAGGTCTACCGACTGGGTGTGAGCGATCAGGACGAGACCGACCAAATCGTTGATGTCGGCGCTGCTGGCCCGCGACTTGTTCGCGTTCGCGGCGCGCGGGTACGACCTCGTCGGCCTGCGGGCGTTCGCGCTGTTCCCGATGACGCACCACGTCGAGTGCGTCGCTGTGCTGACGAAAACCGGCTCTGACCTGCGCTGATGTGAACTGGGCTCTCAGGCGGTGAGTCCCGAGAAAGGGCCTCTTAAAGGCTCACTTTGGGCTCACTTGAGTTCTCGGGCTCGGTTTGTGACGCCTCACTCGCCCTGTCGGGACGGCCTGAGGGCGCGCAGAACGGCCCGTACGCGGCCCCCCGGGAGTCGACCCTTCGCTCGGTCTCGGGGCCGGGACTGGCGACCGTGGGGGTGCGCGTCACCTTGCAGTTCAACATCGCCGGCATGCCCGCACTGTCGATGCACTTCGGCACCAGCCCCGACGGGCTCCCCATCGGTGTACAGATCGCCGCCGTCTGGCACGCCAAGTCCACGCTGCTGCACGTAGCAACTCTGCTCGAGTCCGTCAGTCCGGTCCGCGATCTTCACCCCGAGCTCTGACGGCAGATCCGCCTCCGTGCGGTGCTGACGCGGTTGACAAAGAAAAGCCAGACGGTTAGTTCAATATCATAGGAACGACGACGGCCTACTTGGCCGAACGACCCGACGCCGACCTCACCACGGTGCGGCTCCAATGACGTGAGCTCCGCCGAGATGCACGCCCTGGACGCCGGGGATCCCGGGTGGTCGTAGAGGGAGGGACCACATGCACCCCACCACACTGTTGGGCCGCGCGACCGAAAGCCTGGCGCTGGCCTCCCTGGTGCAGCGGGCATCGGCGGGATCAGGCGGTGCGCTCGTGGTCGAGGGCGCACCAGGGGTGGGGAAGTCTGCGCTGGTCGCCGAAGCGGCGGCGTCGGCTGCGAGGCACGGGATCCGTGTCATCACGGCTCTGGGGGTGGAGTCCGAGGAGGACGTGGCTTTCGCGGGTCTGCACCAGCTGGTCCACCCGCTCCGTGAGCGTATTGACGACCTGCCCGGTCCGCAGCGTGATGCGCTACGGGCAGCCATCGGGCTCAGCGAGGAGGTCGCCCCGGCCTTGCACCTCGTCGGCCTCGCCGCGCTGACGCTGTTGTCGGACGCGGCAACCGAGGAGCCGCTGCTGATGGTCGTCGAGGACGCCCACTGGATGGACCGCGCGAGCCTCGTCGTGGTCGGGTTCGTGGCCCGCAGGGTCGAGTCGGATCCGATCGTGATGATCGTGGTGACCCGGGGCTCGGACCTCCGGCTCGAGTTCGCTGGGCTTCCGGTGCTGCAGGTGGACCCACTGACGGATGGGGTGTCGGCGGAGCTGCTCGACGCCGTGGCGCCTGACCTCGGGCGGCAGGTCCGGATGCGGGTGCTGGAGGAGGCAGCCGGGAACCCGCTCGCGCTGACCGAGCTGCCTCTCGCGCTGAGCTCAGTCGATGGCGCGTCCGCGTTGCCCCTGGGGCCGCTGCCCCTGACGGAGAGGTTGGAGCGCGCTTTCGCGGACAGGATCTCCCGCCTGCCCGCCGGCACCCGGACGGTGCTGCTCCTGGCAGCCCTCAATGGTGACGGGACGACGGACGAGAGTCTGGCAGCGGCGGCACGCATGCTGGAGACGGCGATCGATGTCGAGGCTCTCCCGCAGGCGGTCGATGCCGGCCTGTTGGAGGCCCGCACGATGGGATTCCGGCACCCGCTCATGCGCTCGGCGATGCACGACGCCGCGACTCCCACCCAGCGTCGCAGCGCGCATGCCGCGCTGGCCGCGGAGCTGCGGAACCACCCCGACCGGAGGGCATGGCACGTCGCTGCCGCCACCTCCGGCCGCGACGAGCGGGCGGCCCAGGACCTGGACCTGACTGCCGGCAGGGCGCTGCGACGGGGTGGTTTCGCCGCAGCCCTGGCAGCACTCATGCGCTCGGCGGAGCTGACGGAGGACCCCTCGGCGCTTGCAGACCGGCTGGTGAGGGCTGCGGAGCTCGCTCTGGAGCTGGGTCAGGTCGCCATCGTCGACGACATGCTCGACCGGGCCAGCTCACTCGACCTCACTGCCCGGGACCAGGGCCGGGTCGCCTGGGTGGGCATCATCCGAGGGGGCGTCTGGACTCGGGGAGAAGGGGCCGCAACCGCTGAGCTGGCGGAGATGGCCGTCGAGATCGCGGCCACCGAGGCCGTCCTCGGTCTGCGCATGCTGTGGGGCGCGATCCTGCACTGCATGTACGGGGAGCCCGGGCAGGAAGCGCGGGACCGGGTGGCCGCCGCGGCAGACCGGATGCCGGTGCCGGCCGACCACCCCCTCCTCGTGGCGCTCCGCGCTCTCTGCGCACCGGTCGACCGCGGTCGATCGGCCCTCGAGTCCCTCGCGCGGCAGCAGGAG includes these proteins:
- a CDS encoding class I adenylate-forming enzyme family protein — encoded protein: MDVRGLMRQSAVFNSRRPAIVHGDVRLTYAEAWERGLRMANGLLALGLQPGDRVGVLEDNSIGAQDMFAGAGAAGLVRVPLYARNSVESHKYMLEHTGCRAVVVEEHYRDDIEAIRDELPELEHVLVRDHTYEQWLKSQSRIDPDVPIDPDDTYIIRHSGGTTGRPKGVAYTHRSWLAAGRDWFYNFPPMQAGDPCLHMGPISHGSGYLYTPTWLSGGVNILLDQFDPDAVIDVMATERVSYMFCVPAMLNALTRLPAAREHDWAALKVIQLGGAPVTDKTALLAREIFGPTLYQGYGQTEALPVCMMGPQEWFSDVEGSSPLRSAGRALPFAYLQIRDPDNSSVVLDIGSEGEIAIRCDGQMLGFWNNPDATAERMTQDQFVLTGDIGKLDQNGYLYVLDRKDDMIISGGFNIWPAELENVIQGHPAVVEVAVVSVPHVRWGESSLALCVIEEGAAVSEQDIIDLCADQLGSYKKPSAVQFRTTPLPKSPVGKVQRKVLREPFWEGHERRVSGN
- a CDS encoding SDR family NAD(P)-dependent oxidoreductase, with the translated sequence MNIEVGVAVVTGAGRERGIGRAIALRLACDGFAVVVHERSGERSSLLPAEQANGWRGAASVVDEIEAQGGRALASRGDLTERATAEQLNAVAGELGPLAVLVNNHGSAGEANTYMAHETPDDLWDRTVMTNLTSLHRLTSVLVPTMAASSAPRRSIVHLSSTAGHRVLGRYAAYCASKGAVERLTEQQALELARHQIRVNCVAPGMTPTDMIDGTLARAAAAANVDVETIQKSALRGIPLRRLAAASDIAGAVSFLVGPDAGFVTGQILTVDGGMSL
- a CDS encoding enoyl-CoA hydratase/isomerase family protein codes for the protein MTNDSDRWVVERDGAICMLRFNGGPRRTVTIGDAADLAALLAARADREAPPVLILVLDVLHADLTEVREMANGRPINDWAPWVEAISAIENYPSAVIVAVPVQASCGGLEMSVAADIRIAAPDALLGVMETRMGILPGAGGTQRLPELVGRGDAALLVLSGDLISGTEAHRMGLVQLLADDPVDRALQLAARLAQIGPSVLRAAKRALAGGRARTADGFRNEGRAFLSLVGSDSTKARLDGWLSDQENSASPALDRGPLP
- a CDS encoding ATP-binding protein produces the protein MHPTTLLGRATESLALASLVQRASAGSGGALVVEGAPGVGKSALVAEAAASAARHGIRVITALGVESEEDVAFAGLHQLVHPLRERIDDLPGPQRDALRAAIGLSEEVAPALHLVGLAALTLLSDAATEEPLLMVVEDAHWMDRASLVVVGFVARRVESDPIVMIVVTRGSDLRLEFAGLPVLQVDPLTDGVSAELLDAVAPDLGRQVRMRVLEEAAGNPLALTELPLALSSVDGASALPLGPLPLTERLERAFADRISRLPAGTRTVLLLAALNGDGTTDESLAAAARMLETAIDVEALPQAVDAGLLEARTMGFRHPLMRSAMHDAATPTQRRSAHAALAAELRNHPDRRAWHVAAATSGRDERAAQDLDLTAGRALRRGGFAAALAALMRSAELTEDPSALADRLVRAAELALELGQVAIVDDMLDRASSLDLTARDQGRVAWVGIIRGGVWTRGEGAATAELAEMAVEIAATEAVLGLRMLWGAILHCMYGEPGQEARDRVAAAADRMPVPADHPLLVALRALCAPVDRGRSALESLARQQERLPEDPEWDGYLAAAAVTMGAPVLGMRLAARSLDALRAQGRCSMLSGAHLLRAASAVHLGDVRTGYLAAEESADLNREIGQVIVETTLFGVRAQIAALCGDPRTEERAAEAERAAIPLGLRTALAHAQMARGQEALCQGRYGDAFGHLHRVFDPADPAFHPWLRFYAVSGLAEAGVRSDWAEVARGIVEELTALGEVTPSPALLCGLRLAHALLSPPEEAEALYRAALDSVPADWPFERARAHLAFGTWLRRERRTSESRAVLEAAREVFDALGASAWSDRARQELRAGGTSSPRQGATVVDLLTSTELRVAHLAAQGLTNRQIGERMYVSPRTVSTHLQRMFPKLGIASRGELAARLASTQDPHAM